The Gossypium hirsutum isolate 1008001.06 chromosome D06, Gossypium_hirsutum_v2.1, whole genome shotgun sequence genome contains the following window.
TGTGGTACGATGCTGCCATGACTTCCCACTTGGTGGATCGAGCGAGGCCTAAGCCTTGGGCGAGAGTTCCTTGATGGTAGATCCCGGGAACAAGCGTCATGTGAGAATATCGAGCAAGCAACATAGCGGTGAGTTATAAGCGGATGAGGCCAAGAGGGGGATGGTGATCCCTGCGACGAGTCGAGGCAACAAGGAGCCCATGTGTAGTGGAAGTGTGCTTGGAGAATGTCTTGAGATGACCCTAGAGTGCTAGGTAAGAAAAATGTCATTGTTTCAATCATTTTAATGTTCCATAGGAGCATAGCTTTAAAAGCTATTAAGCTCTTTAGCGGGTAGTGATAGGTGTCAACTCTCCACCTCCCCCCCACTTTGGCTAATTTGTGGGATTTTTTTGGTGCAAGCGGTTACTCCATGGCAAACGAAATGCTATGGTACACAGTCATCGGACAAGTGGATGATCAATGTCTCATCAGGAAGAAACCTAGGGAGGTCGTATCACGTTGTGGCCGAAATGTTAAGATTGGATCTTAGATTTCTCTAAGCCCCACAGGATCCTCCACCCAAAGTACATAGGGCTACCATTGGGATAATGAGACAATGCTTTATACGAGGGGCATCGAGATGTGATGGTATACGGACTACTAGTCTTATGGGAACATAGAGATAGTGATTGAGCCTAATGTCTCAAAGTTGGGACAATGCACTAAGATAAGCCTTGCGTCAAATGATGATGTTGGGTGTCTATCATGCTTGGGACTAACCTTGAGCGGTGCAAACAAGCTTGGCCCTTGGAGTGGTCCTTATGAGTAATAAGACAGGCTAGAAGCGACCCTCAGTTGGTAGTTCCGAACGACCGTGTAGTGCCTTTAGGTTCCGACACATGAGATGCGTCAAGCAAGCATGAACTTGATGTTAGGTTCCACCAAGCCTTAAGCCAAGATACCTTGTAACCTAGATCGTGATAGCATGTGCTCAAGACCATCGATGAAGATGATGCTTAAGTACTCTTGTAAGGATGACTGCCAAATGTGCAATGGGAGTGGGTGTCCTCCCTTGAGCTAAACAATTGGATGCAGATGGCCTAATACGACCGAACCAAGTGAGAAGCCTTTGGGATAAGGCATCGATGGAAACTGAGATAGTCCTCAAAAAAGGACATGAGAAAAGTTGACCATGGCTAAAAGAAGTCATCGTGTCGCATGAGATCATGTTGTTTCGAGTCAAGGATTAAACAATCCATGACACATGGTATTAGAGatattttcatcacatacttGAGGCGGGATGATGATCCAAGTAACATGCTTGTGAGCATTGAGCTTGAGTTGGATTGGACAAGCCTTAATGCGAACGAGTTGACTCATAGGTAACCTTGATACATGTATGGTGGCTCTGGCttgagtatttatttatttttagatattaGAAGTATAATGCATataaataagagtatttattttagAACTCaaaataagattattatttaatatatttattatattatttatttatttacattaaattttaaagaaatttatttatttctaatagTGATTGCTTACCGTaatcatacaaattttaaatattttattaaatatttgataCGTTAGTTAtggcaattttttaattttataaataaccaCGAAGTatctttaattgatattttaaaatataaatactaaataaataaaacaaatggtcCATCACCAATATTTCCCCACATTAGAAAAAGCTAGAAACCTTAGACCCAATAGGATAAAAACAGAGTCCAAGATTAGTTTGACTCGATTTCAGGCCCAATTTGTATGAATATCCGATCCGATCGTTTTCGAATGTACACCCCCCTTTTAATTAGTTTGACTCGAAATCTAAGGCGCTAAAGAAACAACAATGGAGGAGGTCGCGGCTACTGCTCCTAACGAAGCCGTAGTAGAAACCCTAAGGAATAGAGGCTGGTGTTTAGGCGATTTGGACCAAGTCAATGCTCTCATTGTATTATACACAGCTTTATCCGATGATGTCGACGCGTGTTCGATCGCTGATAAGGTTGAATCAGAGCTCGTTAACATGGACCTTAGATCCATCAGTGGGAAATCCTTACCCGAACTCAACCTCCGGAAATCTTCTCATATTCTAGGTCCCAAAGTGCTCCAGGTAAAGTCCTTCCTCTTCCTTTTGGCTTTTGTTTTGGcataattttgaattgattttctttttctttagatTTCGTCGGTTAGGGATATATCTAGAAGCACCATAGCGGAGTTTTCGGGGAATTCGAGTAGTTCGCGTTTGCTGAGATTGGGTCTGACTGATGGTCATAGTGAGATGACTGCCATAGAGTACTCTCATGTTCCAGCAATTCCAGACAATGTGGTTCCTGGTACCAAGGTATTATTGCTTGTAATGCTTAACTTAGTTTTGctctatttgtttctattttcatTGTCGATTTTGAAACTCAAAAGCTAGTTTTTATGATTGCATGCACAGTAAATTGGCAGACTTCTTTAATTAAAGATAATAGAACGTGTGGCAAACATATGTATTTGCGAAGCAATGCAAATTCTTGATGCTAATGTGGGATAATAGTTTCCTGCAATTTGATCATTCTCTCTAGAAATTCTTCATGATGCATTATTCACCAAACCTGcaaaatttttattgtatttcttattattttcaaattatggACTGTGGTTGGCAGATTCGAGTGGAAAATAAAGCCATGATAAAGGGTGGCATTTTATGTTTGAACCCTAAAGTGGTAACTTTGTTAGGAGGTGTTGTTCAATCACTCTATGAAGAATGGGAGATGAATATAAAATATTCAGGTGTCTCCCGTTCATCATTAAGTTCATCCCAGGAAAATGGCACTGGTGGCCCTCCCCCATTTGAGAAGTTGCAAATTCAGGCACCTTCTAGCAGTAGGTCTGCTCATCCTGGCCGATCACATAGTGagtactctttttctttttacatgtTTTGAATTAGATCTTGTTTCCCTCTCACATGCTTGTCCTTTTCATACCGCTTAATTGTTTTGCATTTTGAGTTAGTTCCAGCAATCTTTAATTGCTTTGGTAAATACATAAGCTCGACATCTAGCCTTAGAGAAACAAAGTGATAGATGGAGGATGCACAGCTGGAATGAACTTTGTTGGCTACAATAATCAAGCTGCAAACTCTTGTTAGGATAAAATCTGTTGTCTATTTAAGATGATGGCTCAAGTTATCGTAGAAAATTTTCACCATACCCTTTTGCCCTTGACTACTTTTTCATACTGGACAGATTTAAAATGTGCCGCAGACACTTTCATTGACAGCCTTTGAGGGATTCCTATTTCTTTGATAAATGTACTTCAACTTTCTTCCATTTTTCTGGGGAACAATTATTCAGAGATTACAAGGGAAGGAAACTTGGAACTGGATTACTTGGTATTTAGTAAAAAAAGGACTTCAGATACTTAGGAACCTCTAAACAAGTTCACAATTACATGACGCCTGAGCTGTACTCTTGAATGATGAGAAACTcacaaatataaacaaatattccCCCTCCCCTCCCTGCATCTTGTCTTCCATAATGAATAACAACTACCGATCTATTGTTGATAGTTAATTAGTGGCGGGTGGCCTATAATTTATTTTGGCTGCACCTTGTCTCTGACTTTGCtgctttaattaatttttggaaCAAGATTTGGAGAATACTTTATGTTGCTGTTGTTTTATGATTTCAGGAGATTATCCAGcatttttattgattatttaatttccttttctttaaagttgtaaaatttgaattGCTAaggtatatatattaattatgaaatatttgGTCATCAGAAAAGAAAGTTTACTTCGTAATTTTGCAGAACATGAAAGGCTAAACTTGAGAAAGCTTTTCAGGAAGGTTCCTCAAAAGTTGTTCCTTTAATTTTTTCCTGTATGATCTGTTCTATTTACAATGCAAGCTTTTGATGACTCTGGAATTGTGATTATTCATTATACTTGTTTGATGCATGCATTGGGTATATATGTTGCTCATTGTCTAATGGTGATAATGTGTAGATTACTCTGAATCAACACTGAATAGTGCTGGACCTGCTATGGCAAGTTCAGTTGGAAAAACTGAAAGCAGGTGGAGCAGAAGGAACCAGGATGTTGAAGTAAAACCAGATAATGTGGATAATGGTCTTAAGACAGCTTTCATAGCAGAAAAAACTGAAGAAAATCCAAGTAGCTCGGAAGCAAGACCAAAAGAAGGTGCGGTTttatctttatattattttatatttgtacTTAATATATACAATAATGGCAGACCCAGCTACCATCTTTAAATTCAGTTTCATAGCTCTAGGAGATTGCCCGTATCATAAGCACAGGTGGACTTCCTTTATGAGGAAATAAGGTGAATCTGTACATACTACCTTCTACCTTGCTAAAAAGTTGTGCCATTAGCTTCTACTGTATGAACATAGACGGAAGACTTAAGGCAAAGGCTATcgttttttaaaatcttaaatggACTTTTATGAGTAAATTGGATGTGTAAACCCACTTTCATTGATTGATAGGATAAAACAGAAGTAGTTTGTTAATTATCAACTTCAGTTTAGATCATGTCTTGTTATGCTAATCTATATATCTTCAATTACCAGTAGCTGAGTCTGCCCCTCTTCAAAATCAAGCTGCATCTCAGAAGCTCTTGCAGAAAATGAGCAATTCTAACCTGGATAGTCGACATGCTAGAGGTCGAAAATACAGGGGAAAGGGGAAACAAGAAGAGCCTATGGTTTTTACTTTGGATGAGTGGGAAAAGAGGAAAGTTGGCACAAAACCTCAGACGAGAATTGAATATCCTGAAACTAGTTGTGATGAAGACCTTGCTAGGCAGCTTCAGGCTCAACTTGACTTCGAAGATTATCATGTAAGTGTTCTGGCAACTTAGTTGTTCCAGTTGCCAGTGATTTTTGTATTTGTCACCTTGTAAtgcttaataaaattattttcttgttcAGACACAAAGCATGCATGACACTGAGGCAGAGAACATTAAAAGAAGTATGTTCAAATATGGAAGAGAAGATGGTAGAGATCAACAAGAGGGACGTGGAGGGAGAGGACAGGGGAGAGGGAGAGGAagggggagagggagagggaggggGAGGTTCGGCTAACACTTTTTTCCACCTTTATACTATGCATGCACTCTTAATGTACAAGGGTAACCTCTTTCTTTATCCCTTTTTTTTGCCTCGTATTTTTTCTTATATGCATGTAAAAGATATGGGTTGATTCAAGCTTGCAACTTGGACAATATAGTTGTAATttcttttttgatattttctGAAGTAGAACACTGTCATGGATAGTTGGATCTTTTCAGTAAAGAAAATTCCTACGCATTATTTAATGCGTTCATTGAAAAAATAAGCATCAAAGAGAAAGAAGTGCTCATGCCTCACACAACTTCCGTCTTTGTACATCATCGGGATTTAGGGTGGCGTGAATTATCATTTTGGCACGGTTGAAGTTTTTCCCCTTTTGACTGCTTCATTATGGTGTCTTTGCTGTCATGGCATATTATTAGGCAAGCTTTCAATATTTTAAGAATTTGTTGACAGAGGGGATTATTTTCATTTCTTGAATCCTATATTTGTACAGCTGAGAAAATTTTGGAATTGCCATGCTTATAATTTACAAGTTAGGAACTGTTTGTATTTCTAAGCTGTTTTGTTTTTtggataaatataaatttattagacCTTACAGAATAAACATAGAACCCAGAATAAGAGAACAGGGTCAAAAGCCACAGCTCTTCACAACCGGCAGTGAGTGTACTAATTTATGACTGGTTTTAATGGTGTTGTCTTCATGCTTGATTTCTTTAATAATCTATTTTTATACACTTGCAgtgtatttctttttaatattaaaaatggaTTAAAAGTACATAAATTTGCGTCCGTAGTTTAATTGATGTGATTATTCgtcttaaaatatatttttttaaaaatacttcttttttcagatatatatttatatgttaatttgatgtagacttaaaattttcaagattAATATTTGCAAATTTGTTATTGATGAGGTAGCTGTTGCTACCCGgaaataatattttggtttggtaTATCTTTACAATACTCTTTTTCCAATTAAAAGCGAACGGTTGCGAATTGAATACTTAGATGCAAGCGTACGatagtttaaaaagaaaaacgCTTGCATCTAATTCAAAAACATTCtcttgtaaatatatatatatatatatatgataaactAAGTCCgcaaattattagtaaattatttttagtctctcaattattcaattttattccAAATTTGTTATGGATGAGGTAGATGTTGCTacccaaaaataatattttggattGGTATATCTTTACAATACTATTTTTCCAATTAAAAGCGAGAGAAATTGTTTAGAACCGAATCTAAAACGGTTGCGAATTGAATGCTTAGATGCATGCGTACGatagtttaaaaagaaaaacgCTTGCATCTAAGTCAAAAACATTCTcctgtaaatatatatatatatatatatatatatgataaactAAGTCCgcaaattattagtaaattatttttggtCTCTCAATTATTGAATTTTATCTCCAATGAGTTAATGGTGATAGTTTTTAAAATTAGCGATTAGCAACTTTAATCCTCAACATtatagtttgattttttttctagttttgtttttttttctcttaatattgagggttaattttaaaataataagaaaaaacaaaaattattatatagGATTTTTGGgcgttttcttttttttatatattttcaatcaaatcaaGTGAagtttttttttgagttaatcgtgaacgaattctattttattatcctaattcgatttaaaatttttcaaattcagtggaatcaaattgaattgagtgaaattattcgagttaaattaagaaaattaaacatgtcaaatgaaAATCTTATTACAATATTTCAGAActctttcaaagcaaaataagagagaaaaacaatactttagtatgataaactttaGTTAATTTACGTATTTAGGTcccataaattattattttgagaaaattttaaaaattttcatacattcttTATAATCTTTTagaatgtttttataatttttaaaatatacatgttggaatttttataaatatattgaatgtaatacccaattttatcccgggctcacatatggaaggatatgcaatcttagatatgatatatgcaatcttagatatgatatatatacaagcttagaagatatgattttgtaatcttagagatttaatttgtacatacatttta
Protein-coding sequences here:
- the LOC107901205 gene encoding tudor domain-containing protein 3 yields the protein MEEVAATAPNEAVVETLRNRGWCLGDLDQVNALIVLYTALSDDVDACSIADKVESELVNMDLRSISGKSLPELNLRKSSHILGPKVLQISSVRDISRSTIAEFSGNSSSSRLLRLGLTDGHSEMTAIEYSHVPAIPDNVVPGTKIRVENKAMIKGGILCLNPKVVTLLGGVVQSLYEEWEMNIKYSGVSRSSLSSSQENGTGGPPPFEKLQIQAPSSSRSAHPGRSHNYSESTLNSAGPAMASSVGKTESRWSRRNQDVEVKPDNVDNGLKTAFIAEKTEENPSSSEARPKEVAESAPLQNQAASQKLLQKMSNSNLDSRHARGRKYRGKGKQEEPMVFTLDEWEKRKVGTKPQTRIEYPETSCDEDLARQLQAQLDFEDYHTQSMHDTEAENIKRSMFKYGREDGRDQQEGRGGRGQGRGRGRGRGRGRGRFG